A single genomic interval of Roseomonas aeriglobus harbors:
- a CDS encoding DnaJ domain-containing protein, which yields MAKILLALALMAAVWWVLKPKAKTRLPEIDRARDILGLSADASAEDVRAAHRRLLAGVHPDRGGSAELTRQINDARDVLLRRLGA from the coding sequence ATGGCGAAGATCCTGCTGGCGCTGGCGCTGATGGCGGCGGTGTGGTGGGTGCTGAAGCCCAAGGCGAAGACGCGACTGCCCGAGATCGATCGCGCGCGCGACATCCTGGGCCTGAGCGCCGATGCGAGCGCAGAGGACGTCCGTGCAGCGCATCGCCGGCTGCTGGCGGGCGTCCACCCCGATCGCGGAGGCTCGGCCGAACTCACCCGCCAGATCAACGATGCGCGCGACGTGCTGCTGCGGCGGCTGGGCGCATAA